The Helianthus annuus cultivar XRQ/B chromosome 15, HanXRQr2.0-SUNRISE, whole genome shotgun sequence genomic sequence AAGCACAACTATCGATGCTGAGAGTCTCTATGTTATTTTGGACACCCACAATGCTTCATAACATCACAATCTTCTGATTATAGCATAACAAATGAGCACAGACCGGCTTACAAAACTTATTTAACTTATTTGGATAACATTTTCGTCATAATACATAAACGCAAATACTTGAAACGATTGGAATTTTATGGAAACGACACAACTTCAGGTTGAAAAGGCCACGCTTGTACGAAAAAGACACAAGTTAACTTGAACCGACTGAGCTTGTACGGAAACAACACAACTTATGCTGAAACGACTTAGGTTTGGTTGAACAGGCTTCGCTTGTAAGAAACCGGCTCAACTTTTGCTGAAACGGCTTACGCTTTGAGCCAAATGAAACAGCTTGAGCTTTGTGGAAAGTTCTCAGCTGAGATCTTTCAATCGGCTTCGAAGACAAGCCATCCACTGAACCGGCTCAAACGGACAAGCCAATTGAAACTGCTTGGCTGAGAGCTTTCAAATGAATGACGACGTTTGAAACGACTCTAAGCCGTTTTAGGTTTTGTCGGACACGTGGAAATCACGAATTGGTGGGACTTGAAAGGAGTTGCTTAAACCGTTTCACAAGCATGAAACAGCTACAGATggctatttttgaaaaaaaaaagttggtcaaaggcaattttggagatttttctatatataaatttatagggcgaggatcaaataggaagtttattttggctagaaaggataggaagcaataggattaggacatgtgacaaaatttaaaataaagaggaaggatattttagtcaatcttatcctttcttcttccttcttctccccagtatcttcaaaacccaccatcctcaaccatttcttcactttctatctcaataatcactacattatagtgcgattttcgtcaccaatcaatgattcaaacacccgatcaacatGTTCATCAgctttttgaagaaaacccattttaatttcatacataatcactcgatccgttcgattcgatcgctgataattgtttctatcattcaaatttcatcaatcgttgaagaaaccgacttcgatccacataagaaattctttaatttcatttttatgatctgggtttttgatttagttattgcgttttacgatcttggccggggttcgggggcagcgcccccggtagcagggtcccaggggcggcaacCCCtggcagggtccaaggggcagaaaatttaattttctgtaaattgccTCTGGAAAACTGCATTCGTAGATGGCCCTTTTGATCTCCTActtcctggttcagacaattcacagacatTTTTAggccattgctttttagaactaagagaattttatgtgttttttggccattgcgttttagaaaaacacattcttgaagtgtttttagtcattgcgttttaggtaaaacacatttttaggtgttttcagtccattgcgttttagagagaacattttcttttgtttttttaggccattgcgttttagaaatgagacattCTTAAGTGTTttttggccattgcgttttataaataagacatttctttgtgtttttggtgcattgcgttttaggtaaaacacatttttatgtgttttcagtccattgcgttttagaaaacaaacattttaagtgttttcttgccattgcgttttagaaataagacatttctttgtgtttttggtgcattgcgttttaggtaaaacacatttttatgtgttttcagtccattgcgttttagaaagtacactttcttttgtgtttttaggctattgcgttttagaaataacacatttctttgtgttttctggcaattgcgttttacaaataagacatttctttgtgtttttggtgcattgcgttttagaaaaatgtcattttataggtttttttccattgcgttttacgcaactgtgTTTTtaccattgcgttttacgcaactgggttttcaattttttttttcgaaaatatagcaatagtatactcgttttaaagataaaaaacgcttgttttttggtgcaatttttataaaaaaataatgtcgtgtgaaagagttattaacgtttaaaaaatgtgtgggaattggaggagagagaaactattacCTTGTATtaactagaatgcccctaaacaaactcacgcgcttcttttttcttctcttcaatttccatcatttaatcttagcccttgattaaccaaatggatggtcaagatcactttctagccttcttagccaaataaactttctattatatcctaaccctaaatttataatctgttttatttttagtattaaaatgggtttttaaaataaataagtaaaatatCAATTTATCTTTATTTAAGGGTGAGGGGGGCACCCTCGGTGAGTGAAGGCGGTGACCAAATCCGCCGAAGAGGGCGGTGCCGCCTTTCAATCGGGGACCAAATTCGGGGGATAGGCACCGaagagtggaggagagagaagaTGGGCCCCCCAAGCAATCAaccaatgattttttttttaataaaaaaacaagtcaccTAAAAGGAGAGTGCCGCTATTAAATTGGGGTGTGAgaggagttgacgtggcataacctgattgggtgtgCGTAAAAGAGGGGACTCCCCTTTTAAGGGAGTGCCCCGCTCACCCTAACGGTTAAAACTGAGTGAGTTAAGATTAAAGGATATAGAATCCAAGATTTTGATACAACAAATATTAATATTTCATAAAAAAGTTGAAAACATTTACATAGATTCACACAAAATTGAAAAGCTCACTTTACCATGTTGACTTATGATGGCTTGGCTGTCTCTCATCCAACACATCTTATCCTACGCACCAACCCCTCACTCCCTCCAAAACCCACCCTGTAAAAAGTGAAAACCCAAACACCCATTATCCTACGCACCCACCCCACCTCTACACGCCACCGTTAATCATCAAATCATCCTCAGTTCACTGTCAAAAAtcaaaagatttttatgctttcTTTCTTGATTCTGTGATTGTGTCAGATCCTTAGTTGTTTCTTGTGACCAAAAGTGAAAAGAAAAGCAGAGTACTGCGTATTTTAGCAGAGTACGGTGTTACAGAAGATTCCCCTGTTTTTCTTGTCAAAATTAGCCTCTGTATCATCAACATTGTGTTTAAAACTTCAACAATTGAACCAAAATCAAAATTTCTGAACAAAATGTGGCTCCATTTTGACCAAATGTTGAAAAAATCATAACCTCTGTGTTCGAACATTttggtgaacaagatgatgaatGATAACGCAAGCGTGACGTCATCGTTGTTAGCTGTCGTAGAGAAGACACCTAGAAAGAATGGTGGGTGTGTTGGTATGTTTTTTCAGCTGTTTGATTGGAACCGAAGGTTTACGAAGAAGAAATTGTTTTCCAAACGGTTGCTTGCGCCAGGTTAGTGTTCTTGCTATTGTACGCCTTTCTTTGCTATTGTACGCCTTGCTTTGTTATGAAGTTGTTTGACAATTGTGTGAATGAAGGTTTGAAGAAGTTTGGAGGTGATGAGAAGCTGCCTAAGTTATTACTGGTATGTAAAAATGTAAAAGATTGTGGCTCGAAGCTTGCTCGAGAAACACTTTGAGAAAAAaacggctcgaaattggctcatTTTAAACTAGCCGAGCTCGAGCCAAGGTAAACTTGCTCGTTTGGTTCATTTAAGTAGTTAAGTTAAAGCCCGGGCTGCATTCGAACCAAACGAACAAGAACAAGACCTTGGTCGCGTTCgtttttaagaaatatatgtgttcatgaacagttatcgaacgagattttatgttcatgtttgtttgttaagggaatgaacttgttcgtgtttgtttgttaattttaggcaacggatgaaaatgaacgttgatgaacacaaatgagaACAAActatgttcatgaacacaaatggaaacaaacgaactgACAAACACAAACAAGCAGCgcgttcatgaacaaaatatataatacactcgCACTTATCATTGTGTAAAAGATACAAAATATAAGAAGTTTTAAAAATAAACGAGTTGGCTTGACGAGCTATGATCTTACTCTAGCTTCTGATGAGCCGTGCTTGAGTTCAAAATTGCAGTTCGTTAAGATAAACGAGTCTGGGCTAAGGTAAGCTCGTTTGTTGGCTTACTCGTTTGACCCGTTTAAGTTAAAGCCTTAATTGATATATAAATTATaattcaaattttaaaataaatatattataaaatataaattttggAGTTTATAAATTATCAATTACATggatgttaaaaatattttttttggttttatataTATTCGTGTGTAAAAATATACAAAAATTAAgatgtttataaaaataaacaaccaggctcggtttgtaaacgagcggAGTCCAAGTCCAACTGgctcagctcggctcgtttactcCCGAATGTCTAGTTCGAATCGTCACCATGATCATGTGGTTTTTATTCTTGATATTCTACTGGTTTAGATTGCTGATGAAAACAGTGGAGGCTTCCCAAATAAGAACAAAAACGACATTAACGGAGTTCAAACTCCTAATCTGGTTGCTAGGCTCATGGGGCTGGAGTCTATGCCACCGGTGCACCACGATAAGCCTCATAAAGATCATTCCGACGAGTTTAAGCCTCAAAAACATGATTCTAGCGAGTTTAGGCCTCAAAAGATTCAAAAGACAGCAATAGTGGATAGAAAATCTGTGACCAGATTTGGAGCAGAAGCATTGcagttaaaacatgttttatctcAATCAAGAAAGCATCATCACCCGAAACTCGCGTCGCCTGTAACGAGTACTAGTCATCGCGGAAAGAGAAATTCATCGCGGTTAATTGGTGCTGCCACTAGAATCTTGGAACCCGGGTTGCAGGCTAGAAACAAGTCCAAATATGTCATTAGTTACGGTCAGGGTGCACGAAGACCGTTGGGAAACGGGCTCATATCGGAGCCCGTTAAAGGTGAAGATCTTGATCTATTGAGTAGACATGCATCTTGTAAAAACTGTGGCAATTTGATTGATGTTGCGGAGTCCACATCAAAGAGAGATATGATCAAGAACACGAATGGTAGTAACTTGAGATATGATCAAGAACACGAGTTTTCGACCGATGGTGTATCGATTGATCGTGGTTATTTTCAGGAAGATAACCGAGACCAGGTGAAAATGAACACGGGTTTAAGTGGTCAAACACGGTCAAGGGTCATGCCTAAAGGTGGAGATATGAAGTTTGAAAGCGCGCGTGTTAATTGCTCATCTCCAAGGCCGAAAAGGAGAGTAATGCATACTAGAACACAATGGGGAAGTTGTGGTATAGTCGGTTCGTCGATTAACGGGCCAAGAATGGTTAGTACTGTTCAACCGAAACAAGTTTATCGGGGACAAATTGTCAACAAGAACCATGATGATGGGATGACATTTAGGTTCAGTTCTCCAATGAAGAAAAACCCGAATGCTACTCCTTGTAAAACGACTTCACGCAAACGGGTTCCACCAAATCCGAGCTATGAAAATATACATGCGCAGAAACCATTATCGGTGACAGTTGCAGGGTATGAATCAGGAATATATGGGAGGACTCAAAATGATAGGAACCATCACGGTTACGGGCATGACCACTGCAACGGCTTCTGTTTGCAGCCCGTGTGTTTTCCTTCATCGCGCTATGAAGCTTCGTTTTCAAATGACAGCTGTTGCTCCAGCAGTTTTGAAGATAGTTCAGGTAAGACTTTTGTTTTCAGGTTCTTGCAGTATAAAGTTTAGTATCGGTTTTGACCCGTTTGTCAGTAAAACGGGTCGGTTTGAAAACAGGTTAAAATCTGTTTAAAATCAATAGAACCTACTTAATTATCAATATAACacagagtgaatttcaaggattgtcctttatctttatacccattttcaggcgttgtcctttatgttcaaaattgacgagttttgtcctttatgttttcatatcatgcacgttttgtcctttaggcctaacccagttagttttttcagttaaatttggtcatgagggcatttttgtcaattcaaaggtaagttcaatggcagatttacagctcaaagcttctgcaacctttgaattgacaaaaatggcctcatgtgcaaagcatatgaccaaatttaactgaaaaactaactgggttaggcctaaaggacaaaacgtgtatgatatgaaaacataaaggacaaaacttatcaattttgaacataaaggacaacgcctgaaaatgggtataaagatacaggacaatccttgaaattcactcttacaCAAAATATTTGTCAAATTTAGGAAAAAGTAAAACAGAAAACGAAAGTGTGTTTTTGGGTCCGCCAACCTGGcctgacccgttttgacccgaacctgaATTATCATTATAAAAggcaaatattttaaaaaatcagGAAAGAGGGAAAATGAAAAAGTGTTTGTGGGCCAACCAACTTGGGCTGACCCGTTTTGCAACTATTAGACAATTGCattttaattttttgtttgattttctgATTCAAGTACGCACACAACACGCGGACTCCATGAGTTACTCATACGACGACGAATCACAATATCAAGAATCAGAGACCGATCCTTTTTGTTCTGGTGTCgtgttaagaaaagagaacacCCATAGCAAGTTGGTAACCGATCTTCTAACGTATATTTCACAAGTATTATGCAGCATAGATCTTGTTAATACCAAAACGAAACGTAACATAACAGAAATCATCTTCAACTCCGAGCTAGTCCTAGGCAGTCAAACGCCACATAACCCGAATGAAATAAACTCGTTCTTCATATGCGACCTTCTACTCGAACTCGACACTCTTACAAAGGTAACGTGGACAAGATTTGGTAACTTTCTCGGTTCTAAGAACTCAAATGCGCGATATCAACTTAAACGCTTCGTCTTTGATTCCCTAATAGA encodes the following:
- the LOC110910757 gene encoding uncharacterized protein LOC110910757, with product MMNDNASVTSSLLAVVEKTPRKNGGCVGMFFQLFDWNRRFTKKKLFSKRLLAPGLKKFGGDEKLPKLLLIADENSGGFPNKNKNDINGVQTPNLVARLMGLESMPPVHHDKPHKDHSDEFKPQKHDSSEFRPQKIQKTAIVDRKSVTRFGAEALQLKHVLSQSRKHHHPKLASPVTSTSHRGKRNSSRLIGAATRILEPGLQARNKSKYVISYGQGARRPLGNGLISEPVKGEDLDLLSRHASCKNCGNLIDVAESTSKRDMIKNTNGSNLRYDQEHEFSTDGVSIDRGYFQEDNRDQVKMNTGLSGQTRSRVMPKGGDMKFESARVNCSSPRPKRRVMHTRTQWGSCGIVGSSINGPRMVSTVQPKQVYRGQIVNKNHDDGMTFRFSSPMKKNPNATPCKTTSRKRVPPNPSYENIHAQKPLSVTVAGYESGIYGRTQNDRNHHGYGHDHCNGFCLQPVCFPSSRYEASFSNDSCCSSSFEDSSVRTQHADSMSYSYDDESQYQESETDPFCSGVVLRKENTHSKLVTDLLTYISQVLCSIDLVNTKTKRNITEIIFNSELVLGSQTPHNPNEINSFFICDLLLELDTLTKVTWTRFGNFLGSKNSNARYQLKRFVFDSLIEYLESKYVRYAKCGFREWMNLPPFMGFDSLVYEVVEEVRGWMSAASDEVVVPMDMSRGSGQWSDFEIEAYETGAKVEWDIVEMLIDEIVVDVSTGFRPFRV